In a genomic window of Leptidea sinapis chromosome 14, ilLepSina1.1, whole genome shotgun sequence:
- the LOC126968116 gene encoding 60S ribosomal protein L44, with protein MVNVPKQRRTYCKKCKCHKVHKVSQYKKSKERHAAQGRRRYDRKQQGYGGQSKPIFKKKAKTTKKIVLRLECADCKVRSQVALKRCKHFELGGDKKRKGQMIQF; from the exons ATG GTTAACGTACCAAAACAACGCAGGACTTACTGCAAAAAATGTAAGTGCCACAAAGTACACAAAGTGTCTCAATACAAGAAATCAAAAGAAAGGCACGCTGCGCAAGGTAGAAGACGTTACGACCGCAAACAGCAGGGTTACGGTGGTCAATCAAAGCCTATTTTCAAAAAGAAG GCTAAAACAaccaaaaaaattgtattgcgTCTTGAATGTGCAGATTGCAAAGTGAGGTCTCAAGTGGCTCTCAAGAGATGTAAACACTTTGAGCTTGGTGGTGACAAGAAAAGGAAGGGACAGATGATTCAGTTCTAG
- the LOC126968129 gene encoding peroxiredoxin-5, mitochondrial — MFSTAVSIIKSIPLIPSLAFQTSCRSFHATKFVMAPIKVGDRLPAGELFEDSPANKVNICDLAAGKKIILFAVPGAFTPGCSKTHLPGYVEKAEKLKSEGVSEIVCVSVNDPYVMSAWGTQHNTKGKLRMLADPSGNFIKALDLGVNLPPLGGFRSKRFSMVINDGQVEELNVEPDGTGLSCSLADKLKLKK, encoded by the exons ATGTTTTCCACGGCAGTATCTATAATAAAGAGCATTCCACTGATTCCATCATTAGCTTTCCAGACATCTTGTAGATCGTTCCACGCAACAAAGTTCGTTATGGCTCCAATTAag GTTGGTGATAGACTACCGGCTGGTGAACTATTTGAGGATTCGCCGGCAAACAAAGTCAATATTTGTGATCTAGCCGCAGGGAAAAAGATCATTTTATTTGCTGTACCAGGCGCTTTTACACCGGGATGTTCCAAAACGCATTTACCTGGCTATGTAGAAAAGGCTGAGAAATTAAAGAGTGAAGGTGTTTCCGAGATAGTTTGTGTGTCAGTAAATGACCCTTACGTTATGAGTGCTTGGGGAACGCAACATAACACAAAAGGCAAA ctCCGAATGCTTGCTGACCCATCTGGCAACTTTATCAAGGCACTTGATCTTGGTGTAAACCTGCCACCTCTAGGTGGTTTTCGCTCCAAAAGATTTTCAATGGTCATTAATGATGGTCAAGTTGAAGAACTCAATGTGGAACCAGATGGCACAGGCCTGTCTTGCTCACTTGCTGACAAATTGAAACTcaagaaataa